The following proteins are co-located in the Rhodococcus opacus B4 genome:
- the eutC gene encoding ethanolamine ammonia-lyase subunit EutC, translating to MTDPVAQDFWAELRATTQARIGLGRTGDALPTQRVLEFRSAHAAARDAVHQPLDAQALADQVEEVGLGRPVIVTSKASDRSEYLRRPDLGRTPADLSGVSAGTAEVGFVLADGLSPRALTDHGVSLLSALVDEFGGTYSLAPPVIATQARVALGDHIAQALGVQTLVLLIGERPGLSVADSVGVYLTHLPRPGRTDADRNCVSNIHPPEGLGYELAARVVAGLVSGARKLGRSGVELKDTSRADALAAPSEILEL from the coding sequence ATGACCGATCCTGTCGCACAAGACTTCTGGGCGGAACTGCGAGCCACGACGCAGGCGCGGATCGGTCTCGGCCGCACCGGCGACGCCCTCCCCACGCAGCGTGTTCTCGAGTTCCGGTCGGCGCACGCCGCGGCCCGTGACGCCGTCCACCAGCCGCTCGACGCGCAGGCGCTGGCAGATCAGGTCGAGGAGGTGGGCCTGGGCAGGCCGGTGATCGTCACGAGCAAGGCATCGGACCGGAGCGAGTACCTGCGCCGGCCCGACCTGGGTCGCACACCGGCAGACCTGTCGGGTGTGTCCGCGGGGACCGCCGAGGTGGGATTCGTCCTCGCAGACGGGTTGTCGCCCCGCGCGCTCACCGATCACGGGGTGTCCCTGCTGTCCGCGCTGGTCGACGAGTTCGGCGGAACGTATTCGCTGGCGCCGCCGGTGATCGCGACCCAGGCCCGGGTGGCGCTCGGCGACCACATCGCGCAGGCACTGGGTGTGCAGACGCTCGTCCTGCTGATCGGGGAGCGGCCGGGACTGTCGGTCGCCGACAGCGTCGGCGTCTATCTCACCCACCTCCCGCGGCCCGGACGCACCGACGCCGACCGGAACTGCGTGTCCAACATCCACCCGCCCGAGGGACTCGGTTACGAACTCGCCGCCCGCGTCGTGGCGGGCCTCGTGTCCGGCGCCCGGAAACTGGGCCGGTCCGGGGTGGAGCTGAAGGACACTTCCCGCGCGGATGCGCTGGCAGCCCCCTCGGAGATCCTCGAACTGTAG
- a CDS encoding response regulator: protein MTTVTVLLVDDHAVVRAGLRALLDSQPDIEVIAEAGTGEEAVDAVTTSRPRLVTMDLALGSGIDGVEAIRRIRQVDRTLPVLVFTTYDTDADVVRAIDAGAIGYLLKDSTPQEIFAAVRGAAAGQSVLSPPVASRLLQQMQRPEEALTPREAELLTLLAKGMTNKELGKALFISEATVKTHLAHIYSKLGVDTRAAAVSVALRRQGIR, encoded by the coding sequence ATGACAACCGTGACCGTGCTGCTGGTCGACGATCACGCGGTCGTGCGCGCCGGACTGCGGGCGCTGCTCGACTCCCAGCCGGACATCGAGGTGATCGCCGAGGCGGGCACGGGGGAGGAGGCGGTCGACGCCGTGACCACCTCCCGGCCGCGGCTCGTGACGATGGACCTCGCGCTGGGATCGGGCATCGACGGGGTGGAGGCCATCCGCCGGATCCGGCAGGTCGACCGCACCCTGCCGGTGCTGGTGTTCACGACCTACGACACGGACGCCGACGTCGTCCGCGCCATCGACGCCGGTGCCATCGGATACCTCCTCAAGGACTCGACGCCCCAGGAGATCTTCGCCGCCGTCCGCGGCGCGGCGGCCGGCCAGAGTGTGCTGTCGCCGCCCGTCGCGTCGCGACTGCTGCAGCAGATGCAGCGTCCCGAGGAGGCACTCACGCCGCGGGAGGCCGAATTGCTGACCCTGCTGGCCAAGGGAATGACGAACAAGGAACTCGGCAAGGCCCTGTTCATCAGCGAGGCGACGGTCAAGACGCACCTCGCTCACATCTACTCGAAGCTCGGTGTCGACACCCGGGCCGCGGCCGTGTCCGTCGCACTGCGGCGGCAGGGCATCCGCTGA
- a CDS encoding AMP-binding protein — MTTPLPSYTHGVWDAPMLGDTIGDNFDRTVAAHADRDALVDRPSGRRWTYAELKRDVDAVAAGLLKRGIVKGDRVGIWAPNCPEWTLIQYATAKIGAILVNINPAYRAHELKYVLDQAGIRLLVSAPQFKSSDYAAMIEEVRPECGDVEMVVLLGSAEWSRLASDGMAAHAADPARLPAAQAALSPDDPINIQYTSGTTGFPKGATLSHHNILNNGYFVGELCHYTENDRVCIPVPFYHCFGMVMGNLACTSHGATMVIPGRSFDPKATLQAVEAEKCTSLYGVPTMFIAELADHDFDSYDLSSLRTGIMAGSPCPVEVMKHVIELMGMAEVSICYGMTETSPVSLQTRSNDTIDQRVSTVGRVGPHLEIKIVDPATGLTVPRGEPGELCTRGYSVMLGYWNNPEKTAEAIDAGRWMHTGDIGVMDCDGYVAITGRIKDMVIRGGENVYPREIEEFLYTHPDILDAQVIGVPDAKYGEELMVWVRMKEDTEPLDAAKVREFCTGKLAHYKIPKYVHVVDEFPMTVTGKVRKVEMREQSLSLIGQA; from the coding sequence ATGACAACCCCGCTCCCCAGCTACACCCACGGCGTGTGGGACGCCCCGATGCTCGGCGACACCATCGGAGACAACTTCGACCGGACCGTGGCGGCGCACGCCGACCGTGACGCCCTCGTCGACCGGCCGTCGGGGCGGCGGTGGACGTACGCCGAGCTGAAGCGGGACGTCGACGCGGTGGCGGCGGGGTTGCTGAAGCGGGGCATCGTCAAGGGCGACCGGGTCGGGATCTGGGCGCCGAACTGCCCGGAATGGACGCTGATCCAGTACGCGACCGCGAAGATCGGCGCGATCCTCGTCAACATCAACCCCGCCTACCGGGCGCACGAATTGAAGTACGTGCTCGACCAGGCCGGGATCCGGCTGCTGGTGTCGGCTCCGCAGTTCAAGTCGTCCGACTACGCGGCGATGATCGAGGAGGTCCGGCCCGAGTGCGGCGACGTCGAGATGGTCGTGCTGCTCGGGAGTGCCGAGTGGAGCAGGCTGGCGTCGGACGGCATGGCCGCGCACGCGGCGGACCCGGCCCGGCTGCCCGCGGCGCAGGCCGCGCTGTCGCCCGACGACCCGATCAACATCCAATACACCTCGGGGACAACCGGGTTCCCGAAGGGTGCGACGCTCAGCCACCACAACATCCTCAACAACGGATACTTCGTCGGCGAGCTGTGCCACTACACCGAGAACGACCGTGTCTGCATCCCGGTGCCCTTCTACCACTGCTTCGGCATGGTCATGGGCAACCTCGCGTGCACGAGTCACGGTGCCACCATGGTGATTCCGGGCCGGTCGTTCGACCCGAAGGCGACGCTGCAGGCCGTCGAGGCGGAGAAGTGCACGTCGCTGTACGGGGTGCCGACGATGTTCATCGCCGAACTCGCCGACCACGACTTCGACTCCTACGACCTGTCCAGTCTGCGGACCGGGATCATGGCCGGATCGCCCTGCCCGGTGGAGGTGATGAAACACGTCATCGAACTGATGGGGATGGCCGAGGTCTCGATCTGCTACGGGATGACCGAGACGTCGCCGGTGTCGCTGCAGACGCGGTCGAACGACACCATCGATCAGCGGGTGTCGACGGTCGGCCGGGTCGGCCCGCACCTCGAAATCAAGATCGTGGATCCGGCAACAGGGTTGACCGTGCCGCGGGGCGAGCCGGGGGAGCTGTGCACCCGCGGGTACTCGGTGATGCTCGGGTACTGGAACAACCCGGAGAAGACGGCGGAGGCGATCGACGCCGGACGGTGGATGCACACCGGCGACATCGGCGTGATGGACTGCGACGGGTACGTCGCGATCACCGGACGGATCAAGGACATGGTGATCCGCGGCGGCGAGAACGTCTACCCCCGGGAGATCGAGGAGTTCCTCTACACCCATCCCGACATCCTCGACGCTCAGGTGATCGGGGTGCCGGACGCCAAGTACGGCGAGGAACTGATGGTGTGGGTGCGGATGAAGGAAGACACCGAACCCCTGGACGCGGCGAAGGTGCGCGAATTCTGCACCGGCAAACTCGCCCACTACAAGATCCCCAAGTACGTGCATGTCGTGGACGAGTTCCCGATGACGGTGACGGGCAAGGTGCGCAAGGTCGAGATGCGGGAGCAGTCCCTGTCGTTGATCGGGCAGGCCTGA
- a CDS encoding MFS transporter, translated as MTTVSNSGAGVPHAPTPVRQGGTSVRKVAIASGIGTTIEFYDFFIYGTAAALVFPTVFFPALGSTAGTVASFATFAVAFVARPVGAMLFGHYGDRIGRKKTLISTLILMGVSTFLIGLLPGAATIGVAAPILLVLLRFGQGFAVGGEWAGATLLTAEYAPPGKRGLYAMFPQLGPAVAFILSSATFLVTGSLLGDTNEVFLDYGWRIPFLFSAVLVGIGLYMRLAIEETPVFRAAQQADRAGAAPRTLPLMDAWRYQTKEILLSAGALATLFAFFYMGTAFLTSYGTKTLGFSRPFVLTVGIASAVVFGFTIVVSALYSDRIGRRRVIMISCGLAVVWALALFPLLDTGSPVAFTIGVMVTLAIFGVAYGPCGALLPEMFQTRYRYTGAGLGYNLAGVLGGAVPPLIAAPLASAYGSAAIGVLLAVLGVVSLVCTKALVETKDDAL; from the coding sequence GTGACCACAGTCTCCAACTCGGGTGCGGGCGTCCCCCACGCCCCCACACCGGTGCGACAGGGCGGTACCAGTGTCCGCAAGGTCGCCATTGCCAGTGGCATCGGAACGACCATCGAGTTCTACGACTTCTTCATCTACGGCACCGCCGCAGCCCTGGTGTTCCCCACGGTGTTCTTTCCCGCCCTCGGCTCCACCGCGGGCACCGTCGCCTCCTTCGCGACGTTCGCCGTGGCCTTCGTCGCCCGGCCGGTGGGCGCGATGCTGTTCGGCCACTACGGTGACCGGATCGGACGGAAGAAGACCCTGATCTCGACGCTCATCCTGATGGGCGTCTCGACCTTCCTCATCGGCCTGCTGCCCGGGGCCGCGACCATCGGCGTCGCCGCCCCGATCCTGTTGGTGCTACTGCGTTTCGGGCAGGGATTCGCCGTCGGCGGCGAGTGGGCGGGTGCCACGCTGTTGACGGCGGAGTACGCGCCCCCGGGCAAACGTGGCCTCTACGCGATGTTCCCGCAACTCGGGCCGGCGGTGGCCTTCATCCTCTCCAGCGCCACGTTCCTCGTCACCGGCAGCCTGCTCGGCGATACCAACGAGGTCTTCCTCGACTACGGGTGGCGGATTCCCTTCCTGTTCAGTGCCGTCCTCGTCGGAATCGGTCTCTACATGCGCCTGGCGATCGAGGAGACGCCGGTGTTCCGTGCCGCTCAGCAGGCCGACCGGGCCGGCGCGGCCCCGCGGACCCTCCCGCTGATGGACGCCTGGCGGTACCAGACCAAGGAGATCCTGCTCTCGGCCGGCGCGCTGGCCACCCTGTTCGCGTTCTTCTACATGGGCACAGCGTTTCTCACCAGCTACGGCACAAAGACCCTCGGGTTCAGCCGCCCGTTCGTGCTGACGGTCGGGATCGCGTCGGCGGTGGTCTTCGGATTCACCATCGTCGTCTCCGCGCTCTACTCCGACCGGATCGGACGTCGACGGGTCATCATGATCTCCTGCGGGCTGGCCGTCGTGTGGGCGCTCGCGCTGTTCCCGCTGCTCGACACGGGTTCTCCCGTCGCGTTCACGATCGGTGTGATGGTCACGCTCGCCATCTTCGGCGTCGCTTACGGTCCCTGCGGCGCCCTGCTTCCGGAGATGTTCCAGACGCGGTACCGGTACACCGGCGCGGGCCTCGGCTACAACCTCGCCGGTGTGCTCGGCGGCGCGGTGCCGCCGCTGATCGCCGCGCCCCTGGCGTCCGCGTACGGCAGCGCCGCGATCGGCGTGCTGCTCGCAGTCCTCGGCGTGGTGAGCCTGGTGTGCACGAAGGCCCTGGTGGAAACGAAAGACGACGCGCTCTGA
- a CDS encoding SACE_7040 family transcriptional regulator, translating into MTADVDGTEAPTPNIDGAPITRREQMKADRRRQLLDAAARLIAERGFLGVRLEDLGSAAGISGPAVYRHFPNKDAVLVELLVGISTRLFEGGSLVAAEATSPDAALEGLIDFHLDFALGEPDLIRIQDRDLESLPVDARREVRQTQRRYVEIWVKVLLQVDSSLDETDARTKAHATFGLINSTPHSADPATPSRTRKVLRDMTFSCLRPVSTS; encoded by the coding sequence ATGACTGCAGACGTCGACGGCACCGAAGCCCCGACCCCGAACATCGACGGCGCCCCGATCACGCGCCGCGAGCAGATGAAGGCGGATCGCCGCCGCCAGCTGCTCGATGCCGCCGCCCGCCTCATCGCCGAACGGGGCTTCCTCGGGGTCCGCCTCGAGGATCTCGGTTCCGCGGCGGGAATCAGCGGCCCCGCCGTGTACCGGCACTTCCCCAACAAGGACGCCGTCCTCGTCGAACTGCTCGTCGGGATCAGTACGCGACTGTTCGAAGGCGGGTCGCTCGTCGCCGCGGAGGCAACGTCCCCGGACGCGGCACTGGAAGGTCTGATCGACTTCCATCTCGACTTCGCACTCGGGGAACCCGACCTCATTCGCATCCAGGACCGAGACCTGGAGAGCCTGCCTGTCGACGCGCGCCGGGAGGTCCGGCAAACGCAGCGGCGTTACGTGGAGATCTGGGTGAAGGTGCTTCTGCAGGTGGATTCGTCGCTGGACGAGACGGATGCCCGCACCAAGGCGCACGCCACGTTCGGGCTCATCAACTCGACCCCGCACAGTGCGGACCCCGCCACCCCGTCGCGTACCCGGAAAGTGCTGCGCGACATGACCTTCTCATGCCTGCGGCCCGTGAGTACTTCTTAA
- a CDS encoding ethanolamine ammonia-lyase subunit EutB: MTTYSHGVAGTGYTFDGLVDLMAKATPLRSGDELAGCAASSDAERAAAQWALADVPLGTFLNELVVPYEDDEVTRLIIDSHDRVAFGEISHLTVGGLRDWLLDVAARDGAAGTFRRVAPGLTPEMVAAVSKIMRNQDLIAVARAVTVTAGFRTTLGVPGHLGTRLQPNHPTDDPRGIAAATLDGLLLGCGDAVIGINPATDSPHATAELLHLLDDIRQRFDIPAQSCVLSHVTTTMGLIEEGVPVDLVFQSIAGTQGANSSFGVDISLLREANAAGRSLKRGTVGDNVMYLETGQGSALSAGAHLGTGGRPVDQQTLETRAYAVARDLEPLLINTVVGFIGPEYLYDGKQIIRAGLEDHFCGKLLGLPMGVDVCYTNHAEADQDDMDTLLTLLGVAGAAFVIAVPGADDVMLGYQSLSFHDALYARQVLGLRPAPEFEDWMRRLGMVDQAGRVLPVDASASPLRALTVAP, translated from the coding sequence ATGACCACCTACAGTCACGGAGTCGCCGGAACCGGGTACACGTTCGACGGTCTCGTCGACCTCATGGCCAAGGCGACGCCGCTGCGCAGCGGAGACGAACTCGCCGGGTGCGCGGCGTCGTCCGACGCCGAACGCGCCGCCGCGCAGTGGGCGCTGGCCGACGTCCCGCTCGGCACGTTCCTGAACGAACTCGTCGTGCCCTACGAGGACGACGAGGTCACCCGGCTCATCATCGACTCGCACGACCGGGTCGCGTTCGGCGAGATCTCGCACCTCACCGTCGGCGGCCTGCGCGACTGGCTGCTGGATGTCGCCGCGCGGGACGGCGCGGCCGGGACGTTCCGCCGCGTCGCACCGGGTCTCACCCCGGAGATGGTCGCGGCGGTCAGCAAGATCATGCGCAACCAGGACCTCATCGCGGTCGCGCGGGCGGTCACCGTCACCGCGGGGTTCCGGACGACGCTCGGTGTGCCCGGGCACCTGGGCACCCGGCTGCAGCCCAACCACCCCACCGACGACCCCCGCGGAATCGCGGCCGCCACGCTCGACGGCCTGCTTCTCGGGTGCGGTGACGCCGTCATCGGCATCAACCCGGCCACCGATTCGCCGCACGCCACCGCGGAACTGCTGCACCTGCTCGACGACATCCGGCAGCGCTTCGACATCCCCGCGCAGTCCTGCGTGCTCTCGCACGTGACCACCACGATGGGGCTGATCGAGGAAGGCGTCCCCGTAGACCTGGTGTTCCAGTCCATCGCCGGAACGCAGGGCGCGAATTCCAGCTTCGGCGTCGACATCTCGCTGCTCCGTGAGGCGAACGCGGCAGGCCGGTCGCTGAAACGCGGGACCGTCGGCGACAACGTCATGTATCTGGAAACGGGGCAGGGGTCGGCCCTGAGCGCCGGGGCGCACCTCGGCACGGGTGGTAGGCCCGTCGACCAGCAGACCCTGGAGACCCGGGCCTATGCGGTGGCCCGCGACCTCGAGCCGCTGCTGATCAACACGGTCGTCGGGTTCATCGGGCCGGAGTACCTGTACGACGGCAAGCAGATCATCCGGGCCGGGCTCGAGGACCACTTCTGCGGGAAACTGCTCGGCCTGCCGATGGGCGTCGACGTCTGCTACACCAATCACGCGGAGGCGGACCAGGACGACATGGACACGCTGCTCACCCTGCTCGGGGTGGCGGGTGCGGCCTTCGTCATCGCGGTACCCGGCGCCGACGACGTCATGCTCGGCTACCAGAGTCTGTCGTTCCACGACGCGCTGTACGCGCGCCAAGTGCTCGGACTCAGGCCGGCGCCGGAATTCGAGGACTGGATGCGCCGTCTCGGCATGGTCGACCAAGCCGGCCGCGTGCTGCCGGTCGACGCTTCGGCGTCGCCGCTTCGAGCACTGACGGTGGCGCCATGA
- a CDS encoding GlsB/YeaQ/YmgE family stress response membrane protein: MVMDIIGTIIFGAVIGVLARLVIPGKQAMGWVITVVLGVIGALIGYWVWEGLLDKGDTGGIDWIRWVISIAAAAVLTLGYTAMTSKNRV, encoded by the coding sequence ATGGTTATGGACATCATCGGCACCATCATCTTCGGTGCGGTCATCGGCGTTCTGGCGCGTCTCGTGATTCCGGGAAAGCAGGCGATGGGATGGGTCATCACCGTCGTCCTCGGCGTCATCGGCGCGCTGATCGGGTACTGGGTGTGGGAGGGGCTCCTCGACAAGGGAGACACCGGAGGGATCGACTGGATCCGGTGGGTCATCAGCATCGCCGCAGCGGCCGTGCTGACGCTCGGATACACCGCGATGACGAGTAAGAACAGGGTGTAG
- a CDS encoding sensor histidine kinase, which produces MTGRADGVDRPDGEGLRGPLGTAIHVSFYVLLATSTARYLTYHGVSGQFVVVVALIAALAALYASTVVVARRGGAWEPWVWPVLTTWAVLVWLAPSFAWCAFPMFFLCTRAYPSRIAYPVVGVLAVLTSVAFFTFSGRTEWAVLVGPLCTGALIVMAYSQIERDGRERVRLLRQVAETRSRLAETEREAGVLAERERLAREIHDTVTQGLTSSLLRLEAAEQIWAQADPRAEARAREDVRVATGTLRENLAETRSLVHHLAAPNLESQPIDAALLAAARSHHPRAELRIVGTPIAIPAEVAHALLRITQSAVSNITRHARAETVGVTLTYLPDAVALDIYDDGAGFDPAPTAPPTDRGGYGLRAMRSRVEQLGGKFTVESAPGEGTVVAAQIPCVRGVSG; this is translated from the coding sequence GTGACTGGACGCGCGGACGGAGTGGACAGGCCGGACGGCGAGGGTCTGCGCGGCCCGCTCGGTACTGCCATCCACGTCTCCTTCTACGTCCTCCTCGCGACGTCGACGGCGCGGTACCTCACGTACCACGGTGTCAGCGGGCAGTTCGTCGTCGTGGTCGCGTTGATCGCGGCGCTCGCCGCGCTGTACGCGTCGACCGTGGTGGTGGCGCGACGGGGCGGGGCGTGGGAGCCGTGGGTGTGGCCGGTCCTGACGACGTGGGCGGTACTCGTCTGGCTCGCCCCGAGTTTCGCGTGGTGCGCGTTTCCCATGTTCTTCCTCTGCACGAGGGCCTACCCGAGCCGCATCGCGTATCCCGTCGTCGGTGTTCTCGCCGTGCTCACGTCGGTGGCGTTCTTCACGTTCTCCGGGCGTACCGAATGGGCGGTGCTGGTGGGACCACTGTGTACCGGGGCGCTGATCGTCATGGCGTACAGCCAGATCGAGCGGGACGGCCGGGAGCGGGTGCGCCTGCTCCGTCAGGTCGCGGAGACGCGGTCCCGGCTCGCGGAGACCGAGCGGGAGGCGGGGGTCCTCGCCGAACGCGAGCGGCTGGCCCGCGAGATCCACGACACCGTGACGCAGGGACTGACGAGCAGCCTCCTCCGGCTCGAGGCGGCCGAGCAGATCTGGGCGCAGGCAGATCCTCGGGCGGAGGCACGGGCCCGCGAGGACGTTCGTGTGGCGACCGGGACCTTGCGTGAGAACCTGGCGGAAACACGCAGTCTCGTGCACCATCTCGCGGCGCCCAACCTGGAATCCCAGCCGATCGACGCGGCACTGCTCGCCGCCGCGCGCTCCCACCACCCGCGGGCGGAACTCCGGATCGTGGGGACTCCGATCGCGATACCGGCGGAGGTGGCGCATGCGCTGCTGCGGATCACCCAGAGCGCGGTCTCCAACATCACCCGGCACGCCCGGGCCGAGACCGTGGGTGTCACCCTGACGTATCTTCCGGACGCCGTCGCACTCGACATCTACGACGACGGCGCCGGTTTCGACCCCGCGCCCACCGCACCTCCCACGGACCGCGGCGGATACGGCCTGCGTGCGATGCGCAGTCGCGTCGAGCAACTCGGCGGCAAGTTCACCGTCGAGAGCGCACCGGGCGAGGGCACCGTGGTGGCCGCCCAGATACCGTGCGTGAGAGGGGTCTCGGGATGA
- a CDS encoding carboxyl transferase domain-containing protein — translation MALGGTTAREGYRAEHTKLVDELKSRLAVAALGGSEKSRERHVSRGKLLPRDRVDTLLDPGSPFLEISPLAANGLYDDECPGAGVIAGIGRVSGRECVIVANDATVKGGTYYPMTVKKHLRAQEIALQNQLPCIYLVDSGGAFLPRQDEVFPDREHFGRIFYNQATMSAAGIPQIAAVLGSCTAGGAYVPAMSDEAVIVRNQGTIFLGGPPLVKAATGEVVTAEELGGGDLHSKVSGVTDHLAEDDQDALRIVRNIVATLGPRAERPWDVISAVPASAQQTDLYDVVPTDPRTPYDVHEVIGRIVDGGTFQEFKAEYGKTLVTGFAHIEGHPVGIVANNGVLFAESAMKGAHFIELCDKRKTPLLFLQNIAGFMVGRDYEAGGIAKHGAKMVTAVACARVPKLTVVIGGSYGAGNYSMCGRAYSPRFLWMWPNARISVMGGEQAASVLSTVRSEQLDSAGNPWSAEDEEAFKAPIREQYEAQGNPYYSTARLWDDGIIDPADTRTVLGLALSVCANAPVEPVSYGVFRM, via the coding sequence ATGGCACTGGGCGGAACCACTGCACGGGAGGGCTACCGGGCAGAGCACACGAAATTGGTCGACGAGTTGAAGTCGCGGCTGGCCGTGGCCGCGCTCGGCGGCAGCGAGAAGTCGCGCGAGCGGCACGTCAGCCGAGGCAAGCTGCTGCCGCGCGATCGGGTGGACACGCTGCTCGATCCCGGTAGTCCGTTCCTGGAGATCTCGCCGCTCGCGGCGAACGGCCTCTACGACGACGAATGCCCCGGGGCGGGTGTGATCGCCGGCATCGGCCGGGTGTCCGGCCGGGAATGCGTGATCGTCGCCAACGACGCGACCGTCAAGGGCGGCACCTACTATCCGATGACGGTGAAGAAGCACCTGCGGGCGCAGGAGATCGCGCTGCAGAACCAGCTGCCGTGCATCTACCTCGTCGACTCCGGTGGCGCGTTCCTGCCGCGGCAGGACGAGGTGTTCCCCGACCGCGAGCACTTCGGGCGGATCTTCTACAACCAGGCGACGATGAGCGCGGCCGGGATCCCGCAGATCGCGGCGGTCCTCGGCTCCTGCACCGCAGGCGGCGCGTACGTGCCCGCCATGAGCGACGAGGCCGTCATCGTCCGCAACCAGGGCACCATCTTCCTGGGTGGCCCGCCGCTGGTGAAGGCGGCCACCGGTGAGGTCGTGACCGCGGAGGAACTCGGCGGCGGCGATCTGCACTCGAAGGTTTCCGGTGTCACCGACCACCTCGCGGAGGACGATCAGGACGCGCTGCGGATCGTGCGGAACATCGTCGCGACCCTCGGCCCGCGCGCCGAGCGTCCGTGGGACGTGATCAGCGCCGTCCCCGCGTCGGCGCAGCAGACCGACCTCTACGACGTTGTCCCCACCGACCCGCGCACCCCCTACGACGTCCACGAGGTCATCGGCCGCATCGTCGACGGCGGCACCTTCCAGGAGTTCAAGGCGGAGTACGGCAAGACGCTGGTCACCGGTTTCGCGCACATCGAGGGCCACCCGGTCGGCATCGTCGCCAACAACGGGGTGCTGTTCGCCGAGTCCGCGATGAAGGGTGCGCATTTCATCGAACTGTGCGACAAACGCAAGACTCCGCTGCTGTTCCTGCAGAACATCGCGGGCTTCATGGTCGGTCGCGACTACGAGGCGGGTGGCATCGCCAAGCACGGCGCGAAGATGGTGACCGCGGTGGCGTGTGCGCGGGTGCCGAAGCTGACCGTGGTGATCGGCGGCTCCTACGGTGCGGGCAACTACTCGATGTGCGGGCGGGCGTACTCGCCGCGGTTCCTGTGGATGTGGCCGAACGCCCGGATCTCCGTGATGGGCGGGGAGCAGGCGGCGTCGGTGCTCTCGACGGTGCGCAGCGAGCAACTCGACAGCGCGGGCAACCCGTGGTCGGCCGAGGACGAGGAGGCGTTCAAGGCGCCGATCCGCGAGCAGTACGAGGCGCAGGGCAACCCGTACTACTCGACCGCCAGGCTGTGGGACGACGGCATCATCGACCCCGCCGACACCAGAACTGTTCTCGGACTGGCGCTCTCGGTGTGTGCGAACGCACCGGTCGAGCCGGTCTCCTACGGCGTTTTCCGGATGTGA
- a CDS encoding GlcG/HbpS family heme-binding protein encodes MRTFHRLPRILAITVPLAAIVATAACGSSATDAATAASTPVATAAAPAPVDGADGVVSQNRLGVGAAQTAAQAALAKCQADGLGFVTVSVVDRSGNVQAMLRGDNAAQHTVEAARQKAYTAAAFGANTSDLSERAKGDGATVADLPGTLFLAGGVSVKSPNGSIAGIGVGGAPDGMRDQACAAAGLDAIAGTLG; translated from the coding sequence ATGCGCACCTTCCACCGCCTGCCCCGCATTCTGGCGATCACCGTCCCGCTGGCCGCGATCGTCGCGACCGCCGCGTGCGGATCGTCCGCGACGGACGCGGCGACGGCGGCGTCGACGCCGGTCGCGACCGCCGCCGCACCCGCTCCGGTCGACGGCGCGGACGGCGTCGTGAGCCAGAACCGTCTCGGTGTCGGGGCCGCGCAGACCGCCGCGCAGGCAGCACTCGCGAAGTGCCAGGCCGACGGACTCGGCTTCGTCACCGTGTCGGTGGTCGACCGGAGCGGCAACGTGCAGGCCATGCTGCGGGGGGACAATGCGGCGCAGCACACCGTGGAGGCGGCCCGGCAGAAGGCGTACACCGCTGCCGCGTTCGGCGCGAACACCAGTGACCTGAGCGAACGGGCCAAGGGCGACGGCGCGACGGTCGCCGACCTTCCCGGCACGTTGTTCCTCGCCGGCGGTGTGAGCGTGAAATCGCCGAACGGGTCGATCGCGGGTATCGGCGTCGGCGGCGCCCCCGACGGCATGCGGGATCAGGCCTGCGCGGCCGCCGGCCTCGACGCGATCGCCGGAACGCTGGGCTGA